From Brienomyrus brachyistius isolate T26 chromosome 18, BBRACH_0.4, whole genome shotgun sequence, one genomic window encodes:
- the srms gene encoding tyrosine-protein kinase Srms, with product MEGCCRTCMPCMGRLWNWIWPESTDPSCSEAAEIRTVSGDIRIPDPRKKTTQLYAALFDFEARSDEELSVKEGDKLSIIEKRGEYVLAKKLTGSLESGLVPANYVTLLQDEFANYKWYYGNINREKAEKLLLAPQNKNGSFLVRISESHSDEYTISARNEGKVFHFRIHRSTIGAYYVSDKISFATLDELVCYYQNNSKSLGVPLVLPCAQQRELFDMEPWERPREDFMLQRKLGKGHFGEVWEALWTTENKRVAVKMLRQEDTKQDEFVKEVQALKSLHHPKLIQLLALCSRGEPIYIITELMTKGSLKTYLGSVEGQLLTSAHLIYMASQVAEGMAYLEDRSIVHRDLAARNILVGEDLVCKVADFGLARIIRDSVYTASRTTKIPVRWTAPEAALQQRFSVKSDVWSFGVLLYEMLTRGKLPYDGKTNKEVIELLTSGYRLPCPSRCPANIYHIMMQCWNPESAQRPSFHALHSQLDKMYSRLYYKTVDV from the exons ATGGAGGGCTGCTGTCGGACCTGCATGCCGTGTATGGGTAGGTTATGGAACTGGATTTGGCCCGAATCCACCGACCCGTCCTGCTCGGAAGCCGCAGAAATCCGCACCGTTTCGGGGGACATCCGGATCCCGGACCCACGGAAGAAGACGACGCAGCTTTACGCAGCTCTCTTCGACTTCGAAGCCAGGAGCGACGAGGAGCTGTCTGTGAAAGAAGGCGACAAACTGTCGATTATAGAAAAACGAGGGGAATACGTCCTGGCTAAGAAGCTCACCGGCTCGCTGGAGTCCGGCTTAGTCCCTGCGAATTATGTCACACTGCTGCAAGATGAATTTGCCAATTACAA GTGGTATTACGGCAATATCAACAGAGAAAAGGCAGAGAAGCTTCTTCTGGCGCCGCAGAATAAGAACGGCTCCTTCCTGGTGCGCATCAGTGAGAGCCACAGTGATGAGTACACAATTTCAG CCAGGAATGAAGGCAAAGTCTTCCATTTCCGAATCCATCGCTCGACCATCGGAGCATACTATGTGTCTGATAAGATTTCATTCGCCACACTGGACGAGCTGGTGTGCTATTACCAGAACAACTCCAAGAGCCTCGGCGTGCCTCTGGTCCTGCCCTGCGCCCAGCAG AGGGAGCTCTTCGACATGGAGCCCTGGGAGAGACCGCGGGAGGATTTCATGCTGCAGAGGAAGCTGGGGAAAGGGCACTTCGGAGAAGTCTGGGAAGCTCTCTGGACAACAGAGAATAAACGGGTCGCCGTTAAGATGTTGAGGCAAG agGATACCAAGCAGGATGAGTTTGTGAAGGAGGTGCAAGCACTAAAGAGCCTTCATCACCCCAAGCTGATCCAGCTGCTGGCCCTGTGCTCCCGGGGCGAGCCCATCTACATCATCACTGAGCTCATGACGAAGGGCAGCCTGAAGACCTACCTGGGCT cTGTTGAAGGGCAGTTACTGACCTCTGCCCACTTGATCTACATGGCCAGCCAGGTGGCTGAGGGCATGGCCTACCTGGAGGACCGCAGCATCGTCCACAGGGACCTGGCAGCCCGAAACATCCTGGTCGGAGAAGACCTGGTCTGCAAGGTCGCCGATTTCGGACTCGCTCGCATTATAAGG GACAGCGTGTATACTGCAAGCAGGACCACAAAGATCCCGGTTAGGTGGACGGCGCCAGAGGCGGCGCTGCAGCAGCGCTTCTCGGTCAAGTCCGACGTCTGGTCCTTTGGAGTTCTACTCTACGAGATGCTGACGAGGGGGAAGCTACCTTACGACG GTAAGACTAACAAGGAGGTCATAGAGCTCTTGACCTCAGGGTACAGACTGCCTTGTCCGTCGCGATGCCCAGCCAACATTTACCACATCATGATGCAGTGCTGGAACCCCGAGAGCGCACAGCGACCCTCCTTCCATGCTCTGCACAGCCAGCTGGACAAAATGTACTCTAGGCTGTATTACAAGACCGTTGATGTGTAG
- the ptk6b gene encoding protein-tyrosine kinase 6b translates to MVQALSNVRSFLRSVWERLCCRSKDRAGDDPDNVSHQIDGQRDPTLNVDKSLDNGDSEPRYFVRPVEIANYRALWPFEARDKEELSFQEGDLFRVVLRDGDWWMANKVDVMGRVVGKGYVPYNYLASGQTVEGEPWYFGKLNRFEAVKHLQAPENRNGAFMLRLSEKENVGYVLSVKDNNKVKHFKIYEVEGRFHVDNIQSFSSLAELVEYYKSHPLASVQGLKIVCAKIQPQPQDLSHSTVDEFELPKEDFTLGKPLGSGYFADVYRGKWRNHTNVAIKVLKNEGLDQREVQREIQMLKKYRHKHLIMLFAVCTSTPPYYIITELMEKGNLLSFLRGQEGRVLDSNILINMSIQVADGMEFLESQQCVHRDLAARNVLVGENYICKVADFGLARFIKDQVYVTDDTRIPYKWCAPEAISHGCYSIKSDVWSYGVLLHEIFSYGGIPYPGYGNGEMYNLLMNGYRMPAPPDCPDRIYSIMNLCWSTAPESRPNFKDLHRDLLHVNDYDLE, encoded by the exons ATGGTTCAAGCGCTGAGTAATGTCCGCTCCTTCCTGCGATCTGTCTGGGAAAGGTTATGCTGCAGGTCGAAAGACAGGGCTGGGGATGACCCTGACAACGTGAGCCATCAAATAGACGGGCAACGCGATCCCACCCTGAATGTCGACAAGTCCCTGGACaatggggactcagaaccgcgCTATTTTGTCCGACCCGTAGAAATTGCGAATTACAGGGCGCTATGGCCGTTTGAAGCCCGGGACAAGGAAGAACTGTCCTTCCAGGAGGGGGATCTCTTCAGAGTAGTCTTGCGGGACGGAGACTGGTGGATGGCCAACAAAGTGGACGTGATGGGACGCGTCGTGGGCAAAGGATACGTGCCTTATAATTACCTGGCATCTGGTCAGACGGTCGAGGGAGAGCC GTGGTATTTCGGGAAACTGAACCGCTTTGAGGCCGTGAAGCACTTGCAGGCCCCGGAGAATAGGAACGGCGCTTTCATGCTGAGACTCAGCGAGAAGGAGAACGTGGGCTACGTCCTGTCAG TGAAGGACAACAACAAAGTCAAGCACTTCAAAATCTATGAGGTCGAGGGAAGGTTTCACGTGGACAACATTCAGAGCTTCTCCAGTCTTGCGGAGCTGGTTGAATACTACAAGTCACACCCTCTGGCTTCCGTCCAGGGGCTAAAGATTGTCTGTGCAAAG ATACAACCCCAACCTCAGGACCTCTCTCACTCCACGGTGGATGAATTTGAGCTCCCAAAAGAGGACTTCACTCTGGGAAAGCCGCTGGGAAGTGGGTATTTCGCAGACGTCTACAGGGGGAAGTGGAGGAATCACACCAACGTCGCCATCAAAGTGCTGAAAAACG AGGGCCTGGATCAGCGGGAGGTCCAGAGGGAGATCCAGATGCTGAAGAAATACCGTCACAAGCACCTGATCATGCTGTTCGCAGTCTGCACCTCCACGCCGCCCTACTACATCATCACCGAGCTGATGGAGAAGGGCAACCTGCTGAGTTTCCTGCGAG GCCAGGAGGGCAGAGTCCTGGACTCCAACATCCTCATAAACATGAGCATCCAGGTGGCTGACGGGATGGAGTTTCTGGAGTCGCAGCAGTGCGTCCATCGGGACCTGGCTGCCCGCAACGTCCTTGTTGGAGAGAACTACATCTGTAAAGTGGCGGACTTCGGACTGGCTCGCTTCATAAAG GATCAAGTTTACGTTACTGATGACACGAGGATTCCCTACAAATGGTGCGCGCCCGAAGCCATCAGCCACGGATGCTATTCCATCAAGTCGGATGTGTGGTCTTATGGGGTCCTTCTCCACGAAATCTTTTCCTACGGAGGAATACCCTACCCTG GCTATGGCAATGGTGAGATGTACAACCTCCTCATGAATGGATACAGGATGCCTGCTCCCCCTGACTGCCCAGATCGGATCTATAGCATCATGAATTTGTGCTGGAGTACCGCACCAGAAAGCCGGCCCAACTTCAAAGACCTGCACCGAGACCTGCTCCACGTAAACGACTATGACCTGGAGTAA
- the ppdpfb gene encoding pancreatic progenitor cell differentiation and proliferation factor B — MAAIPSSGSLVATHDYYRRRLGSTSSNSSCGSSEYMGEVIPHHPGLPKQDSGHWWSSFFFGKQNQPGTSTVTEAQQKVGTLSVTNGQVTCIAKEMATKRQQSDSGEPGKAEAGSPLPS; from the exons ATGGCTGCGATCCCATCAAGCGGCTCTTTAGTTGCCACCCATGACTACTACAGAA gACGCCTGGGCTCCACTTCCAGCAACAGTTCATGTGGGAGCTCAGAATACATGGGCGAGGTGATTCCTCACCATCCAG GTCTGCCCAAGCAAGACTCTGGTCACTGGTGGTCCAGTTTCTTTTTTGGGAAGCAGAACCAGCCAGGCACTTCCACTGTGACTGAAGCTCAGCAGAA GGTGGGGACGCTCAGTGTGACCAATGGCCAGGTGACATGTATCGCCAAGGAGATGGCGACCAAGCGGCAGCAGAGTGACTCAGGGGAGCCCGGGAAGGCCGAGGCTGGGAGTCCGCTCCCCTCGTGA